The genome window ttgggaagacagaggcaggcagatcttatgagttagaggccagcctggtctacaaagcagccaaggacaggacagccaaggctacacagagaaaccttgtctctcccaaaaccaaccaaacaaaaaacccacaggcCATGTTATATTAGCTACCAGAGTCTGGAGAGACCCGAGTGACTGTCCCAGAGAACCTCCAGCAGGGAACAATTCTGCCAACCTACCCTGAATTCTGGATACCCAGCTCCCAGAGCAGATAGGGGAAAATCATCCTTtcagctggttttttttttttttgttgttgtttttaaataacctctaagccatctctccagccctcagctaGCTTTTATGATGTGACCAAACTCCCCACAAAACCCTTGGGGAACTTGCCACCAAATAGGCTGGTCCTCTCAGGGTCCCATTTCCATACTGTTcttccctcctgccttcaccATCACCCTGACCCATGTTACTTGGGCCATTTTCTGCCCTGACCACTAACCACTCTGGCTACTCCTGTCACTCCAGTGATTTAAAAGTCTGCAGTGACCCCTTTATGAGTAAAGCCTGAGGAATTATGAGCCAAAGCAGCCTGGGTCCAACAGCTCACCACTGCTGCAGCTTGCAACAGCCACTTCCAAACACCAAACACAGGTCAATGGGGCACTGTGGACCTGCCCTCCGGGGCTGTGACAGGTGCAGTGGACGGTACCCAGGAGGGGAGGCTAATAACCATCTACAGAGTTATTAGGTAGTGAAGAATCAAGACTAACAGCACCCTGGCCGAGCAAATCCTAACTGAGCTGAGGGAGGGTCTAATGCAGAAAATACAGccatttactggaaaaaaaaaaaatcaacttttaaTTTAACCAATCAAACTGCATCCAGGAATGTTTCTGAActgaacaaaacaataaaattctcCCGAAAGAAACCAGGAGTTCGCATCAACCCCATGTTCCTGAGGTCTAGGCTAAAAAGTAGCCCATTTCTGAGGTGCCTCTGCTCCTCAAAATTTCTCATCTCGAGATAGTGAGGGAAATGTGCCCTCCTCTCATCACTCAAGTTCTTAGGAAGTCACAGTGGGCAGGTCTTTCCCACTTCCTGTCCAAGCTGAGACCCCCCCCCCAGAGAGATAGGTGGCTGGCACCCCACAGGGCCTTCAGCCAATGCTCCACTCCAGTCTCCTCAGGCAGCTGTTCCCAGCGCCCAGGGTGGGGAGTAAACATTTATGTACTGGAGGAGAAAAATCTCAAACGTCCCATCATGTCACGTGTTCCATGCAAGTCACACAGCGGAGGAAGCAATCCACCGCCAACCTAAGGGCCCAAAGATGAGCACCCGCCTCAGAAGACACGCTCAAATTCCGTCTGGTTGGTAGTAGCTGGATTACGGCTCTGGTTGGTGGACTGCTGGGTGATTTGGCTGCCCTTTCGCCGTGGCGGTGCCAGGTACTCAAACATAGACGTCAAGTGAGTGGACAGCATGCCCTTGAGGTCCGAGGGCATGGGGTCTGACCAGAAGAAGTCATGGTTGAGGGCGTCATCACTGTCAATTCGCTGTGCTGGGTCCAGCACCAGCAGCTTGTCGATGAGGTCCAGGGCATAGGGGTCCCGCACATAGGCCTTCAGTCGGTCTTTCACCTTCCGCTTTTGACCCTTGACTAGTTCCAGCTTTTCAAACAGCTCGTACTTGTCCACATTTGGCCACACCTGAGAGAGAGGTGTTTAGGAGAGAATGGAGTTGGTGGAAGAATGCCTATCTAAGATGCCATGGTCTTCTGCTCCCCAACACCCTCCACCCCTAAGAGAATCCAATGCCTTTAAGATGAAAGCAGCAATCACAAGATGTGGAATACTCTCGTGCCCGGAAACTTTATCCAAGTCACCTGGAATAAATCCCCCGCTCCGGCACATCCCTACTTCACAGAAAACCCTTTGGACTGCCTCTCAAAGCTCACATGAAGCTTCATctccagctggtggtgctattGGAGGAAGCGTTAGGGAGGTGGAACCCAGATGGGACAAAGTACCCATGAGGTAAGCTGAAAATCATTTCTGTGCTGAGGCCTCTGAGCTAAACACTGGTCCCCACTCCTCTTCCTCACTGCTATGACCACACCCCTGCTCTCCCATGAACTCTCAGCCATGGCATTTAGCACCATCCCTGCATCAAAGCAAAGGCtaaataaacacagactgaaGTTTCTGAATAAAAGCAAATCTTTGTGCCTTTGTTTTTCTCAGGTACAGCAATGGAACTAAATCAACAGGCCACAAACCAACATGCTTAGGAGTAACAAGCACCCATAAGGCTCTAACAGCAGGCCATGGCCTCCAATCAACCAGCCTCCTCTCCAGAAAGGACTTCACTCTCTCCACTACTGGCCAGAGGGACCTGGACCTCTGCATCCCCTAACTTAAACACAGTTTAAGTTACGCACCTCTGGAGTGATGGAGCCACAGAGCTGGCTGATGAGGGCAAGCTGGTGCTGCTCCGTGTTGCCTTGCATGATAGGACTTCGAGTCCACATCTCTGCCATGATGCACCCAGCACCCCACAGATCAATGGGCGGGCCGTAGTCCCGCTCTCCTGAGAAGAAGAGTGTACCAGGAGGGACCCTTAAGCCCAAGGGCTGCCTGAGACTCCATGTCCCAGGACTGACGGCTCAGGAGGGCCCCAGCAATGGGGGCTGTGGCCAGGTAGATACCCGGCCCCTGACCCCCTCTGCCCGCTCGGGAGTCCTCACCGAGCAACAGCTCCGGAGGCCTGTACCACAGTGTCACCACACGGTTGGTATAGCGGTTGGGCTGGCTGTTCTTGGCCAGGCTGAACGCACGGGCCAGCCCAAAATCTGCCAGCTTTAGGACCCCATCCCGGGTGATGAGCACATTAGCAGCCTTCATGTCCCTGTGCAGGATCTGTAGGAAGGACACAAAAAAGCTCAGTCAGGTTTCACAGGGTCATTTAGTCCCGCCCACAGAGCAGTAAGAGCAAAGAACAAGCCCACCCcagccccttctccccaccccgAGTTCACCTTGTTCCTGTGGATGTAGTAGAGGCCGTTCAGCAGCATCTGCATCACCCTCTTGATCTCAGACAGTGTGAACTTGACTAAGACGTTGCTTAGCAGCCCAGCAAGGTCATGCTCACAGAAGTCAAACACCAGATAGATACTGCCTTTGCAACGGTTATATGGGGAAGCTGATACAGAACGGGAAGGGGGAAAACCAAATCAGAAAACTCATTTTTCCACAGCCAATTCCCAACCCTCCAACCCACAGAAACCATGAATGCCCATGGAAAGCACCAACTCCAATGAAGAAAGACCAAAggagccaggaggtggtggtacatgcttttaatcccagcattccagaggcaagGACAGGATGATCTCATTGTGAGGTCCAGcatagctagggctacacagagaaaccctgcctcggaaccaaaagaaaacaacaacaaaacaaacaaacacacacaccaaaaaaaaaaaaaaaaaaaaaaaaaaacagaagaaactggTAATAAGTCTGAGTCACATCCACCTTCGGGGCGCAGACAAGGTCTTAAGCCTTATTTGTTCCCAAGAGCTAAGCAACATACCTTTGGTTCGGCAAATCTCAATTAGGTTGACCACATTCTCATGTTTTAGGAGTTGTAGAATCTTGATTTCCCTCAAGGCTGTGATAGGGAActagggagaagaaaaagaggaagtggTCAAAACTGAGAGTGAAAAAGGCCAAGGAACTGGCAGGGGTGGGGATGAGGTCTAAATAATAAGGGACAATTTTGAAAGGCAGGTGCCAGTAtggtttctgtgatggttcctaTATGGAAtccaatcccagccctcaggagtcAGACAGAGCAGAAatgccaagttcaaggccagccagattAGTTGAGATCCTGCTTCATAAGGCAGGAAGAGAAAGTTACACACATCGCATACATCTGCAATCAGCCTTTACAAAGCATAAATAAGTGCAATAATACACACTCAATAATAATCTCAAGGAACTGCTAGATTTTTcaatttagaccaggctggccttgaacttgttggtGACCCATCCTTatccctcagcctcctgagtgtcagAAAAATAGTCATAAGCCTCTATGTCGGGCTAGGAATTTATCTTAGATGATCCAAACAGAGATAGTCTGTGGCACTAACAATTGCTGTTTAAGAGCAAGaatttcctggggctggagttagctgaatggctaagaacactggctatggCCAGGTGTGGCACAGATGCCTTTAATtttggcactcaggaggctgaggcagttggacctctgtgagtttgagaaccaCCTGGACATGGACAATAAATTCCAGGGCAGTAAGATAAACAAAATTTACGCAGAGACCCTGTTTTAGAAGGCTTGTGTTTTACAAGCccaaaacactggctgctcttccataggacccaggCTCTGTACCGAGCACCTTCATGGTGGATCTTTTCAACTCTGGGCCCAAAGGATCCAAAATAtctttctggcctcctcaggtacaAGGCAATGGTGTTGTACACAGCCAtgccagaaaacaaaacacccagaccCATAAAGTAATCAAAATGTTTTTCCTTACTAAAAAAAGGGTTGTCAGGAAGCTGTATTGATGCTATGATGTGTAGGACAGCGTACTTTCAAAATAGCCCTTTGAGCTAAGGGGCCTTTTATTCCACCTATGTAGAAATTGTTGCTTCagaaaatacataattaaatgCTTAGGCTAAAGGTGTTTAGAGATTTAACTACTAGAATCAACGAGCAAAGTATACCTCGCTTGGTCCCCACCAAACTTTGCCACTTGAAACTGAAAAATCTAAGTGAAAAGTCAAATTCCTTGGAAAATCGAAAAATACTGGGAGGAATCTCAGTTCAAACCCCTTGAAGCAGCAGTGTGGAAACCCAATACAGGCTGGAAGGCCTGCACGGTGGGCCGTTTACTCACCccctccttctcattctccatCAACACTTTCTTCAGAGCCACCTTCTGGCCCGTCTGACGGTGCTTGGCCTTAAACACTTCCCTGCAGGCACAGCAAAAGACCCAAGAGACCCATCAGGCATTTACGCCGGGCCCGCCCCTCCCCCATGAGAAGAGGGGCTGCGGGAGACCAGATAGACGGCGGGGCGCGGCCCCGGCCTCCGAGGCTCCGCTACTCCACACCACgtgttttctgtctctctcccaggCTCTGCGCTCTCCTCCTCGGcccctgctcctcccccaggGGTGTCTCCGAGGGATTCCGCTCACATTCTGAGCGCCTCCCGGCAGCCCTACTCCACCCCCATCCCGGGCCTCAGGCTCCTCCCCGCCAGTCGGCTCGGTTAGCCCCGGGACCGTCTGCGGCGCGGCCTAGAGAAACCAGGTAACGAGCAAGGAAACAGACAACTGTGGACAACCTGGGCCCGGGCACCGGCGACCGGACGTGGACCCTGTAAAGTGCAGGTCCCGGGCTCCCGGCCCCACGCGGCCTAATCTTACCCGAATGTGCCTTGGCCGATCTTGGCAAGTTTCTCGTATTTGGTGACCTCATCGCAAAACGGGCACTCCACTGAGTCGTACTGCTTGGCCATGGCCGCTTCCAGCGCACCGCCGCCGCCCCCAGCCGCAGCTCCCGCCGCTCCCGGTCCCGCCACACTCCAGGCCCCTCCGCGGCCGCGCCACTTCCGCCTCCAAGGCCACTTCCGGCCTCGAGGCGCCGATCCCGCCTCTTCCGGTCTCCGCCCGCCGCCAGGCCCCCTGGGACTTGTAGTTCCCGGGAGGCCAGGGGGAGCCGGAGCTGCAGAAGAGCCTCCGCCGCCGCCACTGCCCCCGCCTCCGCCGCCGCCAGTGCTGTTGGCGGCCACGACCGAGGGCGCAGGGAGCCGTggcgctggggctggggctcgcGGCGGTGCGTCCCGCTGCATTGGCTCGGGCCGCGCTGCTGCCGAAGCTGCTGCCGCTCTGGCTCCCGATCCGGGGCCAGCCGCAGtgccctgctcctcctcctccgacGGCGCCGCCTCCGCCGGGCTGCGCGGGgcgctgggtgggggtgggggtggggaaggcctGGGGGCGGAGGCTCCCTGGCCAAGCCCGGCCCGGGGCGGCCGGGCAAGGGGGCTAGATGGGAAGAGCAGACGAGGAGGCGGCCCGAGAGCCCGGGAGGGGGCGCGTTATAAAGGGGGAGGTGCCCGTcctggcctcccctccccctccgcccgccccctccctctttctcccaccCTCCGCGGCCGCACCTgccgccgccgcctcccgccCGCCCGCCGCCAGCCCAGCGTCCGCCCTAGGCGCGTCACTGCTCACGGCCCCTCCTCTGCCTTTGGAGGTGGGGCCCCGCACTAGACACCTGCCTGCGGCGTCCTGCCGCGTGCCTCAGTTTACCCCCCTATTGCCAGCTGCCTCAGAATGCCCCTTCTTCCCGAGCTAGGAGTGTGCTCCCGATTAGGCGAAGGCGGGAGATGCCGAGGGAGCGGCCTGAGgccctgggaagagagaactgcCCCCGCTGCCACCTCCGTCGTCTCAGCCACCCGCCGTTGACATGGCAACTGACGGCCGCCAGGGGGCGCGGCGACACTGGAGGCGGCGAGCGAGCAACGCTCAGGCCTAAACCCTGGATCTTGTGTTGTTTGTTATTAGGAAGGCAAGGATGAGATACTCCATACTTCTCGGAGCTGCGCCAGGGCTGGTTGGTCTGTCCTGGGTCAATCATCGCAAAAATAGTTAATTTAACATTGGGCCAGCACTCCTGTGTGCTTTAGAAATGCTGGGCTTGAGCGGGGCCGTGGTGGCGCACGCCCGGGAgtcggaggcaggtggatctgtgagttcgaggccagcctggtctacagagagagttccaggacagccaggactacacagagaagccctatctcgaaaaaaaaaaaaaagaaagaaaagcataaagaaaagagagagaaatgctgGATGTTCCTATTGAACTCTGAACCAAGCCTGTGAATCAAGTTCCCTATCCCATTTTACAGAAGAAATTGCAACTCAGAAGTCAGGTTGCCTGCTCATGGATGGCTGCACAGTGACAAGGCTGGCTCTCGTAGCTATGAAGAGCTTTCCCATGCCTCGTTTTTACAGTGTGCTTGAGGCCCACTGGCCTTACGGAGGCTGGATAACCCACTGTTCACCCTAAGACCCTTCCTGTGGTACCCTCAATCATCTCCCTGTTTCCAGGAACCCCCAGACGCAAGGCAGCAAAGCTGTCTTCTCATTCTGTCCCTTCCTCAGACACCTGCCTGCGGCACCCTGTTGCGTGCCTCAGTTTGGCTCCCTAATGCCAGCTGCCACAGAATGCCTCTTCTTCCCAAGCTAGGAGTGTGCTCCCAATTAGGAGCACCCCCGAGGGGGGGGCATCAACACCCCTCCCAAGGATGGTCCTGCTTCTCCCAGCCTAGCTCCTCCATCTGTTCCGCTCCTACCTTTTCTACGTCATTCTGAAGACTGTtacatcttcctctgcagtcttgAAATTCTGAGTGTGTTTACCtcctgggctgtggtcctggAAGCTGCCTGCTGTTTACCAGTTTCCTAAGCCCCTGCTGTGATTCCTCATAAAGCCACACTCCCCAGTATGAGCTGCAGGAAGCCTTCCCATTTGCTTCCACCTCTTGTTTGATTGAGACCATGTCATGTTATACTGTCCTGGCTGGTCTGGGGCTCACCAAGTCGCCTAGACTGACCCCCTAAACTCTAGGCTCTccccttttttaatttatgtaatttaattttatgtgtgttagtgtgaaggtgtcagatcccctggaattggcatcacagacagttgtgagctgccatgagggtgctgggaattaaacccgggtcctttggaagagcagacagcactcataACCACTGaacttctctccagcccctaggcaCTCCTCTTGCTTCAGTCTCCAGGCATCACTGTGCCCAGCAGAGCTTTTTGATTTTACCCCACATTGTCTAGAAGGACAGACGGTTTTGGTGTCCCAGGAGTACCTGCTGTGAGAAGGATCCTGCCAGGGAGGTTTTTCAAGACATTCCCTAGAGCCAGCCAGGGCTTTAGGAAATCAAGCTGTATGTCAGGGAGTGACCAGGA of Meriones unguiculatus strain TT.TT164.6M chromosome 8, Bangor_MerUng_6.1, whole genome shotgun sequence contains these proteins:
- the Cdk9 gene encoding cyclin-dependent kinase 9 codes for the protein MQRDAPPRAPAPAPRLPAPSVVAANSTGGGGGGGSGGGGGSSAAPAPPGLPGTTSPRGPGGGRRPEEAGSAPRGRKWPWRRKWRGRGGAWSVAGPGAAGAAAGGGGGALEAAMAKQYDSVECPFCDEVTKYEKLAKIGQGTFGEVFKAKHRQTGQKVALKKVLMENEKEGFPITALREIKILQLLKHENVVNLIEICRTKASPYNRCKGSIYLVFDFCEHDLAGLLSNVLVKFTLSEIKRVMQMLLNGLYYIHRNKILHRDMKAANVLITRDGVLKLADFGLARAFSLAKNSQPNRYTNRVVTLWYRPPELLLGERDYGPPIDLWGAGCIMAEMWTRSPIMQGNTEQHQLALISQLCGSITPEVWPNVDKYELFEKLELVKGQKRKVKDRLKAYVRDPYALDLIDKLLVLDPAQRIDSDDALNHDFFWSDPMPSDLKGMLSTHLTSMFEYLAPPRRKGSQITQQSTNQSRNPATTNQTEFERVF